A stretch of Pseudomonas sp. FeN3W DNA encodes these proteins:
- a CDS encoding IS3 family transposase (programmed frameshift), with translation MSKQRRTFSAEFKREAAALVLDQGYSHIEACRSLGIVDSALRRWVKQLQDERQGVTPKSKALTPEQQKIQELEARINRLEREKAIFKKGYRSLDVGRTRSYALIDQLSEQEPVEVVCSAFDVARSCYYAHRLRRRRVDARRVALRSRVNELFSQSRGSAGSRSILGMLRVDGVTIGRFRVRRLMRELGLVSKQPGSHAYKQATVERPDIPNRLNRKFAVQRPNQVWCGDITYVWAQGRWHYLAAVLDLYTRRTIGWAFSTKPDAELVIKALDMAYEQRGQPQQVLFHSDQGSQYASRLFRQRLWRYRMQQSMSRRGNCWDNSPMERLFRSLKSEWIPATGYLTALEAQRDISHYLMHRYNWIRPHQFNDGLPPAVAEEKLNPLSGMG, from the exons ATGAGCAAGCAACGACGTACGTTTTCCGCCGAGTTCAAACGCGAGGCTGCTGCCTTGGTTCTGGATCAAGGCTATAGCCATATCGAGGCCTGCCGTTCGCTGGGCATCGTGGATTCGGCATTGCGCCGCTGGGTGAAACAGCTTCAGGACGAGCGTCAGGGCGTCACGCCGAAGAGCAAGGCGCTGACACCCGAGCAGCAGAAGATTCAGGAGCTAGAAGCCCGGATCAACCGGCTGGAACGGGAGAAAGCGATAT TTAAAAAAGGCTACCGCTCTCTTGATGTCGGACGAACTCGATCGTACGCGCTGATAGACCAGTTGAGTGAGCAGGAGCCGGTAGAAGTGGTCTGTTCAGCTTTCGATGTGGCGCGGTCGTGCTACTACGCCCATCGCCTTCGACGTCGCCGTGTCGATGCTCGTCGCGTTGCGCTACGTAGCCGGGTCAACGAGTTGTTTAGCCAAAGTCGAGGCTCGGCTGGCAGCCGAAGCATCCTGGGCATGTTGCGCGTGGACGGCGTGACGATTGGCCGTTTCCGTGTGCGTCGGTTGATGCGTGAGCTGGGCCTCGTCAGCAAGCAGCCGGGCTCGCACGCTTACAAGCAGGCCACAGTTGAGCGCCCGGATATCCCGAATCGGTTAAACCGCAAGTTCGCAGTCCAGCGCCCGAACCAGGTGTGGTGCGGCGACATTACCTACGTCTGGGCACAAGGTCGCTGGCATTACCTGGCCGCAGTGCTGGATCTGTACACACGACGGACGATTGGCTGGGCGTTTTCCACGAAGCCGGATGCTGAGCTAGTGATTAAGGCTCTCGACATGGCTTACGAACAACGCGGCCAGCCACAACAGGTGCTATTCCATTCGGATCAGGGCAGCCAGTACGCCAGCCGCCTCTTCCGGCAACGGCTATGGCGCTACCGGATGCAGCAGAGCATGAGCCGCCGAGGAAATTGCTGGGACAACTCGCCGATGGAGCGCCTGTTCCGCAGCCTGAAGTCGGAATGGATCCCAGCAACTGGATATCTGACAGCCTTGGAGGCTCAGCGAGACATCAGCCATTACCTGATGCATCGCTACAACTGGATCAGACCGCATCAATTCAACGACGGGCTGCCGCCTGCGGTGGCCGAAGAAAAACTTAACCCACTGTCCGGGATGGGTTGA